ATGGGTGAATAACGACAGACTGGCGTTTATCGGCGACACGCTCGGCATGAACGGTGAGAAAATCCCGGAGCTGTTTATTGTTGACCTGCCAACGGATGAGTTGGGGTGGAAACGTGCAGGCGATCTGCCGTTGCAAGGTACACCAGCGTTGATGCCAGCCCCGCCTTTGGGTGTTATACAGCGCCGTTTAACCTTCACCCATCCTCGCGCGTTTCCGGGGCTGGTAAACGTGCCACGCCATTGGGTGCGGAGTAATCCACAGGGAACGCAGATTGCCTTTTTGATGCGCGACGATAACGGGATTGTCCAGCTTTGGCTGATCTCCCCTGAAGGGGGCGAACCACGCCAGTTAACCCACCATGACAGCGATATCCAGTCGGCATTCAACTGGCATCCATCCGGGAATATGCTTGGATTTGTTCTCGAAAACAGAATTGCCTGTTGCAGTGCTGTCTCCGGAGAGGTCAGATTTTTGACGTCCGATCACGGCAAACCACCATCGGGAGATGCCGTGGTGTTTTCACCAGACGGCAAGCTGGTGGCATGGATGGAGGAGACGGCGGGTTTCCGTCAGCTTTGGGTCACGGAAACCGCATAAAACTAGCGTGGTGGCATTTCAGCGGGCGGAATGACGGAGTTGGTAGCCAGATTTTCCTGCTCGCTTTTCTCGACACGCGATCTCACCGAATTGTCCGTACGGAAAAGATCCCACGGTAGCAAGAGGGTGTCCATGACAGCCGTAAACGGCATATCCAGCACCGCCAGGGATTTGGTTCCCCAGTTAGTGTCATCATCCGAGAGCATTGTCGCTGTTGCGCGTGTGCCCGGGTATGTTCCTTCTTTACCGCCAGTGTGAGACATCACGCTCGAACACCCGCAAAGTAAAACTACACCGCTGAACGTCGTCAGCTTGATCAGAACATTTTTCATCATCACTTTGTCATCGTTAATGGCACTGCATCGACCTACAACTCAGGGTTATAGCTATCCCGATAAGAAATGAATAGTCCAAAAACCCCGCACTGTGGCGGCCATCGCAATTTAACCCTTTGTGCTGTTGTCCCAGTCTATGCGAGATGCAAGAAAGTGCAAAAAAAAGTGTACTTGTTGCGCTTGAAAATACCTATACCAGACCCACTTTAAGACTGTAGCCCGATAACGAATACGCCTGATGGGTATTCGGGGGTGCAATAGCCTGTCCATGGTGGAAGGCTAAAATTCTCGCTGATTTCAGGAGCTTTTATTTATGCGTAACTTTGATCTTTCTCCGCTTTATCGCTCAGCCATCGGTTTTGATCGTCTGTTTAACCTATTAGAAAATAACCAAAATCAGGGTAATGGCTACCCTCCATACAATGTTGAACTGGTCGACGAAAACCACTACCGCATCGCGATTGCCGTTGCTGGTTTTGCCGAGAGCGAGCTTGAAATCACCGCGCAGGAGAACGTACTGGTGGTGAAGGGCGCTCACACATCCGAGCAAAAAGAACGTACCTATCTGTATCAGGGCATCGCAGAACGTAACTTTGAACGTAAGTTCCAGTTAGCCGAGAACATTCATGTTCATGGTGCGAACCTGGTCAACGGCCTGCTGTTTATCGATCTGGAACGTGTGATTCCGGAAGAGAAAAAACCGCGCCGTATCGAAATTAATTAATTTATCGGGTCGCGAAAGCGGCCCACCCAGAGATGCTTGCCGAAATGGGAGCATATGCGAATCCATAAGGATTTGCAGGAACAACTGCGCACAAAATTAACCTGTGCCAACTCGCTTCTTAGAAGGAGAAACACCATGCGTAACTACGATTTATCCCCTCTGCTGCGTCAGTGGATTGGTTTTGACAAACTGGCTAATGCCCTGCAAAGCACCACTGAGCAACAGACGTTTCCGCCGTACAACATCGAAAAAAGCGATGATAACCACTATCGCATCACCCTTGCGCTGGCAGGGTTCCGCCAGGAAGACCTGGATATCCAGCTTGAAGGGACGCGCCTTACCGTGAAAGGTACGCCGGAAAAACAAGACACCGAGACCAAATGGCTGCACCAGGGGCTGGTTATTCAGCCATTCAGCCTGAGCTTCACGCTGGCAGACCATATGGAAGTTTCCGGTGCGACCTTTGCCAACGGCTTGTTGCATATCGATCTGACGCGTAACGTGCCAGATGCGATCGCTCCGCAACGCATCGCGATTAGCGAGCGTCCTGCGTTGAACAGCTGACCGGGTAGCCACCACGGCCCTCTGAGGTAAAAGAAAAAGCCCCGCTTTAGCGGGGCTTTTTTGTGCGCCATCACCCATACAACGCTTTCTGGCTCTGAGAGAATCCCTGTCATAACTAAGGTTATGCACAGGAAGTGGATCATGAGTGATATCGCGTTAACGGTTAGCGTGTTAGCCCTGGTGGCGGTGATCGGGCTATGGATTGGTAACGTCAAAATCCGTGGAGTCGGGTTTGGGATTGGCGGGGTGCTATTCGGGGGGATCTTTGTCGGTCATTTTGCTGACCAGCTTGGGCTGGTGCTCAGCGCTGAGATGTTGCACTTCATCCAGGAATTCGGTCTGATCCTCTTTGTTTACACCATCGGCATCCAGGTGGGACCGGGATTTTTTGCCTCACTTCGCGTCTCCGGGCTGCGGTTAAACCTCTTTGCTCTCAGCATTGTGGTGATGGGCGGACTGGTGACAGCCATCCTGCATAAACTATTCAGCATTCCACTGCCTGTGGTACTGGGGATTTTCTCCGGTGCAGTCACCAACACACCCGCGCTGGGGGCAGGGCAGCAAATCTTGCGTGACCTGGGGATCTCACCTGACATCGTTGACCAAATGGGGATGAGCTACGCCATGGCTTATCCATTTGGTATTTGCGGCATTCTGCTCTCAATGTGGCTGGTACGCGTGCTGTTTCGCATCAACGTTGAGAAGGAAGCGCAGGATCATGAGTCCACGTTAACCAACGGGCATGCCCTTATCAAAACCATCAATATTCGGGTCGATAACCCTAACCTGAACAATATGGCGATACAGGATGTGCCGATCCTGAA
This sequence is a window from Enterobacter sp. RHBSTW-00994. Protein-coding genes within it:
- the ibpB gene encoding small heat shock chaperone IbpB: MRNYDLSPLLRQWIGFDKLANALQSTTEQQTFPPYNIEKSDDNHYRITLALAGFRQEDLDIQLEGTRLTVKGTPEKQDTETKWLHQGLVIQPFSLSFTLADHMEVSGATFANGLLHIDLTRNVPDAIAPQRIAISERPALNS
- a CDS encoding YceK/YidQ family lipoprotein, with translation MMKNVLIKLTTFSGVVLLCGCSSVMSHTGGKEGTYPGTRATATMLSDDDTNWGTKSLAVLDMPFTAVMDTLLLPWDLFRTDNSVRSRVEKSEQENLATNSVIPPAEMPPR
- the ibpA gene encoding small heat shock chaperone IbpA, producing MRNFDLSPLYRSAIGFDRLFNLLENNQNQGNGYPPYNVELVDENHYRIAIAVAGFAESELEITAQENVLVVKGAHTSEQKERTYLYQGIAERNFERKFQLAENIHVHGANLVNGLLFIDLERVIPEEKKPRRIEIN